CACCTCCTAAATAAGGGATAAAAAGCTTCTCAGACAGCAATCTATTGGCATAAAAACTAAATAAAGCAAAGAAGTAATCAGAGTGCTTTGTGCACGTTAGCACCAGTAGTACCCAATCTAAGGGATGAATGTTGGACTGAGACTGTAGTTATTCCACTCCTGACAGATGTGTGAACTTCACAGGGAAAGCAGAACTAGCAATTCACTAGCTGCTCAAGACTGGCAACAGCTATACATAATACTGAGGCAAAACCATCTATTTTCCCCTGCAGAACAGTTGAATAAAAATTGCTAGTTTATCTTAGGAAGAATATAATTTGACAGCCAATCAACATTTCCCCTGCTTTATATCCAACAGCAGAATTCATAGATAGCTCACTCCATGCTGTCTTTGCCTCTACCCTCACTTAACAGCAAGTTAATACAGGACAAGGCAACAACAAAAGATCAGCAATACCTCACTCAGCAAGGCTTGTGCTGAACGGTATTCTTGAACCAAGTGCTCCAACTGATTGTTGATGTACTTTTCCCTGCTATTGATCTTTTCCAGTGTTCTGCTGATTTCATTATGCAGTTTGTCAAGGTAACCCTAGAAAATCACATTCTGTGGGTTGACAGTATACAGACAGTGTGCAAAGAGTATCAAAATGATGCTGTACTCAAGAAAGGCTATGGAAGCctacagacagagaaaaaaatagtacagaaatactgtgtttagacaacaaaaaattattccCAATGTGTTCTGGTTTGCCCACCTCCAAAACACATACTTCAGTCTTTACTGCTTCATCGCTCTCCCCTCAATTAATTACAAGTGTCAATGTCAGTAAGGTACTCTAGCAACAGTACTTGAGAgtatttggggggttttagcAGCACCTTCAGATTGTATTATTCTATTTTGTCCTCTGTAGTCAGAATGCACTTGCGGTAATGCATTTATTACTGGACCCTGATAGCCCTGTTAATCCTCACACATACAACTCTTTCCCAGAAGGTATTTTGCCACCAGCACTGTCCTTAATGATCATTGTCATATCTTTCCCTTTTAAATTTTACAGCAATAGCacaaacaaaatgaagaaaaaaaatatatcaatttAGTCTTTAATGCATatcaaacagaaaatacaaatgctgACAGGTTAGTAAAATATTCTGTACATACAAGACATACCCTAGTTTCTTTCAAAGAAGAATCAATTCCCTCCTTATGCTGATGCATTTGATCTACATGAATCCTCCAATCCTAAAAAAGGCATCACAAATTAAAACACAGGTAAGTACAATTTTTATCCTTCTCTGGTTACTGAACAACAGCATGTATGCAAAGCAGGGTCAGTTCTCTTTTATACTATTGCCATGTATCATCCTGCCAGTGCCATGTTCATAGCCAGGGACACTGGCTCAATGTGACACAATTTATCAATCTCCTAAATGTCACACGTGACATTTAGATCCATAAACAAACACTGACATCCTCAGTGACATCATAGTAGCTATGCTTTTTAGAGTATGATCTTCATGGAACTATTTCTGCTAGAAACCACTCTGGGCacaaatactaaaaatattGATTGTAGCTGCACTAGTTCAGCTTATTCTTAGACAAAATGACTGCTTTTGATGCCCAACACTTACCAGTTCTGGACTATCTGTTCTTTCCTTTCTATTTCAGTCATTACTGTTACCAGGagaagaatggaaagaaaaagaggcagAAATACCAAAACTCGGTTTTGGTAACAGGATACTATTAGAAAGGGGAAAATGATTTCCAGCTTCAAGATCATAGGACACATACATGGACTctggtgggggggtgggggggggactGAGAAAAGGTGCTGTGAATTGGCCCTGCATACCAGGTAATGAGACACTAGAGAAAATGTGCTTACGTTGTGTTTCATGATCTCTTGTTGGTCTGGTGACAGTTGCTCACAATTTGCCAAACTTTGGAGTTTAAGTAAAAACAACAGGCACACAACCGACCCCACCTCTGTCCAGGACTTGACAGTAAGTTGTAGTTTCTAGTGCCATTGAGTCATTAATACTCTGCTGGTACTATGTTAACATGCACAGCTTAGGAAATAGAATATGTTTTCTGACACAACAGAAAAAGGCCAAACACTTCTCTCCAGTTATTTCTGAAAGAAGCTAGAAAAAGATGAATCCTCTTTCTATGTTCATTTTGACATATTCCTTAAGGCAAAGAGATGGTGCTTTAAGCGGGAAGCTAGTAAACCTCAGATCCTACAGTGGCTTTAATTTTTCATCTATGTCTTCATTAAGTTTTAATTCCTCACTGTGAGACTCAAGCATCATGTTCTCTGCAACAGATGGGCTTGCTGAGGATCACAGCAGAGTGGTTCAAGCCAGGCAATTCTTCACACAGAAAAATGCAGTATGGTGTAAGACAGGCAAGCAGCTCACCAGACAGTTGAAGATTTCCCCTATTTTTGGCAAGATAATTATCTTTCATTGTATTCAGGTATATGTATAGTATTGCTGTATCAGTGCTCCAACACTCCAACTACCTGGGTCACTGCAAATGAACAATTTCAATACTGCACTGATCTCTGTGTGCTACACAAGCTCCTGGAAAGAATGCTTATTGCAATGCCAGGAGCAGGCCCTAGGTTTGGACCTGCCAAAGATGGATTGGATACCTACTTCTAAGCTGCTCATTCTAGACTCCTTGAAATAGACTATGGACTACACAAGCTCCTGGAAAGAATGCTTATTGCAATGCCAGGAGCAGGCCCTAGGTTTGGACCTGACAAAGATGGATTGGATACCTACTTCTAAGCTGCTCATTCTAGACTCCTTGAAATAGACTATGGAGAGAAATACACAGTTCTAAAACATGATGAATTTCACCCTGAGACAGTTATCAGGATATGGTGAGCAAAAGCAGTTGAAAAAGTGATCACTTATTTTCACTAAACATTAGGATAGTTCAGGATGACTAGACCAGGGTACAGACCTACTTGATTGTCATGTAAAGTTCACCAAAAGGAATTCCATACAATCAGCCTTTCATGTGGTTAAAAAATAGAAGAGTTGAAAGGTAAGATCATCAGCTGTCCtccaagaaaatgttttaatagtTAACAGGATATAATTTTTTAGAACAGTGAATACATTGGAAGTGTCAGaggactgaaaaaaatcctcactGAATAATTATATAGAAATATGGTGCCTTgtaagcagcagaaaaaaaattacaaattgaAAAAACACCTTACTGAAAATCATTGCTTCTAGGGTCAAAGCAAGTGACAAAGATTCAGACAAGGTAGCACTGGGGAGCCCATTATACGCAGGTCTTTGCATGACAGAGGACAACAACTGCAAACTGAAAGTAAACAGCATCGACTGAAATCACATTTTAATCACGACATGTACACAGGCAAATCCATTCTTCCATACCTTATTGTCAGTCCTGACTGTGACTTTCAGCTGTGGAAGCACACGTTCCACCTCCAGGTTCCATTCTGCTGCATCTGTTGTGGACTGTAAAATCTCTTCTTGCTTTGCAGTGTCATTCATGTTCTGTGTAAAAATCCCAAAGTTTATACACAAAATATCACTGCTATGCAATGAAATCACTATAATGGCTTGCAGTGTTAATATCAGAAAAATACCTATATCCAGAATGATCTAGACTACAGATGAAACAGATTTCTTTAATGGCTTTGAGTTCGTAAAGATTTGGAATTAAAGTATATCTTCTTATCATACTTAAAACTGAAGACAATTAAATGtataaattaagaaattataaTACATATCAGAAATGGCGTATGTATGTGGGATTAAATATATTCATGAAACTAATACCACGTTTCTCTAGAAGTCTCTGCAAAAACTTTCTTGTAAATGTTCCCAGCAGCCCTTCAGTGATATCAGTTTAGAAACTGGCTGCACATTGTTTGttcaaaataatattaatatataatatctGATTCATTtcagatggggtttttttttcaagtaaagaCTATACAAGGATTTTTAGATTTAAATCCAACAGACACAAATTGCTGCTACAGATGTAAAAATCTCTCATGAGAGGACTAATGGGTAACAACTTACTGAGCTGTACGTTTGTGCCTTTAAAACATTCAGGTCaatataattttcttcattgtcTGACTCTTCTTCCTTAAGAGAAGTTTCAAAGCAAGACTTCAGTAACTATCGCAGAATTTttctccataattttttttttttttttttgcaggagaACAAACCAAGGAGTATTAAGTTCCATATTTCTGAACAAAACAAGACATGGAGAATTTATGATATGGAGCTTATGAAGAGGCATAATACATGGGACAAGCTGGAATATCAAAGCTACCCCACATATTCTTCAGAGCACCACAGtattacaaaaataaaccaactaaccaacaaaacccaaaccctaaaGCCTCTGACATCAAATGGCCCATTGTCAATAGTTGTATggtaattgtatttttttatgtatttcttaAAGCTCTACCTTAAAAATAAAGCCCCatcaaaacaaaagccaaaccaCAACCAGACCTCAACACAGTTTTCAAGATGTTGTTTGCACTATGTGTTTGAAGTTACAGAATGATGCCACATCTTAAGTGTACAGAATAACACAACTGAAATTGAGgcaattgctttttttcttgcccATGAGACCACATGTTCTGTTCACATACTCTATAAATCTGTTATAGTCTCAAAAATCCCCTTCTTTTGTGACTATGATCAGCTGTGAGCCCATCACCCGAAAGCAACGATGCTTTTTCTGTACATTAACCTTCATTTATCTTTACTGTATTTCATCTGCCATTTTATCACCCAGACACTTCACTCCCTAAACACCTTGTCCTCCTCTTGACTGTCTtttccaccaaagtgaaatttCATCATCCACCTCCTTTCTACACAAATCACAAAACCTGCAATAACACGTCTTAGGGTAAAATCTTTCAAGACTCACTGAAAACCTTGGAGcttatttctctttcctctaTTTTACCCAGTTTTTAACTAACAGGGACAACTATTTTCTTCTGGCATGTCTGACCCCGAGTCCCCTGAATACCTGCAAGAAATTAAGACTATATTTTGCTAAATGGACAATACATATTTGTGCAGCATTTAGAAGAACACACCACCAGAACAAGAAGACTAGTTATCAGAACTGAGAAACCAAACTGTGCAAATTTTCTTGCACACCCAGCCTCACTGCCTTCTGCTGGCCACCTAACACAGGCTATCCCTGATTTACAGAACTAGGTTTGTCTCTGTCAGCCTCATAATTTTTATTCAGAAGAATCAAAACCAAAGAACAATCAGTGAACCTCATCATTAACATTTAATTGCTGGAAATACTGCTAATTCAATTATGGATATAGCTAATATCAATATACTGGCAGCAACAATGgaccagggaaaaaaattacattggcATGTAATTAATCCCTGTAGAACTACTATGGGCTCTAAAAAGTGAGTATCCTTTTGGTATAAACTGCCTGGTAATGTAATACCTAGTAAAGGAATAACACCTCAGTGGTTTTATTAACACACATACATTCCAAAGAGCTAAAAGAACATATTAGTTATGAAAATCATGGCCTAGGACAATACCTGAGAAAAAACCCAGAGGTTCTTTGAAGGATTTAAACTGTGGTTTAGTTAACTGTTTCATCCCCACTTCCCAATTTAAGCAGCTTAGACCTCAACAAGATATAGAAAACCGCTGactattttcctattttaatcCTTTAGTTTAACATCAAAAGTAGAGTTATTAgtagaaaagaaacaattctGAATCTCTGTGTTTTTAATGCATAGCTAGATTCCACTGCACATAAGAAAATACACTCTGTCTTGAAGAGTTAATCTTATCTGAAAAGTAACAAAAAGCCCTACAGAGAATCTGACAATACAGGAATagagctgcaagaaaaaaacctgaatggCTAATTGAAAAGACTTCTtaaacaaagccaaacaaaatgaacagtgaaaaaaatttccTCATAGAGGACCAATACTAATATAATtaaaaccaaccaaataaaCCTACTGCAACATCCTCTTCCAATTTACTAAGTGTTAATTCTGCATCATCTTctgttatttcttcttcttctggcTCTTCTGTTGGGTATGCTGGCCTGAAATGAATTCAAAGAACAGCAGAGCTTTTAAACACAATAAATTGTAAATAcctctgcaaagaaaaacatttcatgaGAAAAATGGATGATATGGAACATACCTAGACAGTGATTAGTGTTTCATAACTTAAATAAAGATATACTCTGCCTTGAAAGTCTTGTTCATCTTGGACTGTCTTAAAAGTAAAGGCAGTACAGTAGATCCACACTACAAAGTCATCTAGGAAgtaaatttgggggtttttctctATTGGTCTAAGCTGTTAAAATTCAAGTGCAAATCACCACAGGCTTATTTGCAGCCTACAGTGGAATTTGTGTACTAAAAAGAAGTAACAGTAAAATATTTCCGAGGTAAAAATTACTTTGCTATATCCATTTCAAAACCAATTAGaggaaaaaactaaaataaagaacacttttaaagacattttcataCATTTGAGATTATCTGTCATCTAATTTGTCCTAAAATTTCCTTcagattaaataaaattactctCGTCTACTTGTAACATGATCATACTGTGCATAACTCCAGGAATTTACTACTGATTGATAGAATCTAAAAGGACATTACATGTTTCAACTCAAGTATCAGATTAACAAGGAGTTACATGAAGggaaataacaacaacaaaaaaaaaaaagtcatcagTTAAACCTTAATTAGCTAAGTTATAATGGTCCAAACTCAGCCTTGCTGGCAACGGGCCAGTTGTGTGAAATTGCATTAGGAATTAATTGGTCACCCTGCTTCAAGCCTAGTTGAATCTTCCATTTCATTAAACGTCAAGTAAAATGGTTTTAGTCATTCCTATGTTTTATCTTACCACTGCAACTTACACCTGTTTGCTGGAAAACAATGCATAAAGGAGGGTGCATAGAATTGTACTGTACCTTTTCCAGCTAAACCCAGTGTGTTTCAAGGCTTCTTCAGCTAAACAATCAAGAACATAGCACACTTGCTCTCCACAGCCTGTCTTTAATTTTGAGGGAGGAAAATCCACAGGCCTTCCCTAAAATAAAGAGACAGGCTGTTTACTAATGGCCTAACAACCCAAATTTCCTCAAAGAGAGATAAGTTTTGTACCGTAAAACCAAAGTGTCCCTTGTGTATGAGATTTTATTAATGACAATTAACATTCTTCTCCTATGCAGCTCCAGTGAGGcaacagaaggaaaaccagaTGAAACCAAGGAACAGATCCAGTGTAGAAATCTTTAAGCATATGGTAAGAGCATACTCCCAGGTAGCAGAAGACGCAGAAGCCACAAGGGATCTGGACGGTCAAGCACACAAGTGACATAGCAACGTAAGAACAGGTACCAAGAAAATCAAGTATTGTGACTTAACTACGAACTTTTCAACAATGTCCAGATTTgccttataaaatattttaatttattgctgTCATGCAGAATAAACATAGTAGTTTGATATAGTTTAATTTCTTTAGAGAACAGTGTCCTTAACATCATTCACAGCTGCACCAGAGTATAATCTTCCATAAGATCATACTTCTTGACCTTTGgagtttggcttttttcctttttttaattaaaaaaaaaaaaaatctcagtagTTCCTGGCAGTTTGTAAAACCTTTTACTccttaacaagaaaaaaaaaaaaacccaaaagaagaagaaaacacaaacactATTCTAAACCACTTCCAACACTAGAAATTATGTCATTGACTTTGGCCGGAGCAGGATCACAAACCTTCCAGATGAAATCTCTGAAAATTATGCTACTATAAATGAGCAACATATGCGGCACTACAAAATATAAGCCTGGTTTAATCCATTTTACAGACTGCAGAACAAAACTAACTGGAATCATCTGTAAGACCATTTCTGTAGTGCTAAAAAAATAGCAAGTAGGTACAGCCTATGTAAACTTCCAATTAACTAAGTAACACAGTACAAACTTACAGCCGGAAAAGTCTGTCCAGTCCTTGGGACCAGACCCAGCAGGAGAACAGTGTGTGACTGCTGTTTTTTCTGAAGGGAATGCAGGCGTTTGCAACACACTTGAGAAGAGAGCCTGTGTGACACTCACAAAGGACCGCAGCTCTGAGAGCACATTTGAAATCACTGCATTCGGGTCATCGTACTCCTGCGGCTGCTCGAAGGGATGTCCCGCTTTGCTGATCAGCCAAGCGGCAAGCGTGCAGAACATGAAGAACTGCTCTCCGGGATTGGTGGGCAGCGCAAAGTAGTGCCTGTTTAAAAAGGAGGCAAACAGCACGTACTGTGAATTTCTGGAGCTCTTACAACATTATAGGTAATCACAGGCTACAGAGCTGTTTCTTTACTCAATTTTCTCAATGAGCAACCCTCCTGACCAAAAATCAGGATGTCTAGTTTCACACATAACCACAGCAGACCAAGTTTTCTACACCCAGCTTGTTTATTTCCAGCTTTGAGTAAGTTATTAGTCAACACCAGACTTGGCTGCCAAGTTCCCCAAATCACCTCCCCTTCAAGCTTTCCTCAAGAAATGCAGGATGATGGTATTCCTACATCTGCAAATTCAGATCAGGAGCATGTTTTGAAGTGATCCTTCCCCGTGTCCTTACCTACTGTGCTTTGGGCTGCTTTGGAGAGCAATGAAAACGATCTGACTTTGACCACACCAAATTCAAATATGTGGTCCTAACAAGAATTCTGTCCATAAAACCAGACTACCCCCCCAAGTAATAAATAACATGCACACTGGATACTGGGAACTTCTGGAAATGCTTCCCTTTACCAACACAGCTACTTACTGAAGTACACAAAGGTCTGCTGTCCTGCTCCAAACATTCCAGTGATTCAACAACAGGCTAGAACTAATTTACAGCTACTGTGCTCATACTTGAGCCTCCTTCCCAAAAAGGGGGTAACTTGGACTCCCTTACCAAACTTTTGCTTTTAAGAAGCTTAATTCTGTGACACCCTGCAGTGGAATCTGGCTGAAAGTGATGGATGGGTTTAAAAGTTATTTGGACAGCACACCGGCCCTGTGTCCCAGACTTCCTGTCTCCAccataatttaaaagaaagacataaaaaacCATTACATATGAAACAAGTATGTACTGGATACAAAACCCCAGCCTTACCAAAAACAGGTCCAAGATCCTGTTTGTAAAGGGTTATAGGGTAAAAAATATACACACACCATTAACAGCTATCCTGAATTCAAGATATTTAGAGTTATTTTGAACAACTTGGAATTTAGGCAacttggaatttattttctgcGGAAGAGGTAGAATTTAGGTAGAATTACTTTTTGCACGGGCACTCTGGCATGTAGATACCCACTACTTGCCGGGGGCAGGAAAGGTCAAGGGACTATTTACTCATCGCATCTCAGTCTTTTGCGGTGCCTCGCGTTCTGAAAGCTTCCAGCTCTCAGGGGAAGCTTTGCTACTGGCTGGTTTTCCCAGGCATCCTGTCATGCAGGCCCTTCGCTAGGCTCTGACGGCCCGGAGGGATTCCTTCCCACCGCCCACCGCCCCCCGCCCACAGCCACGCCAGCGCCCTCAGGCCGAGGAGGAGGCGCGGGTCAGAAGCACCTGGATAGAGGCCGCATGTTGTGGCGCCGGAGCGCCTCCTCCTCGTAGCTCAGCAGTTTCAGCTTGTCCAGCAGGTCCTCCATGAGGACGAACATGTGAAAagccgcgccggggccgcgctccGCCAGCGCCTCCTCGTTCCGCTCCCGCTCCCCGCGCCGGCCCGAAGCGCCCTCTTCCGCCATCTTGACTCGTAACCACAGCGACAGGGGCGGGCCCGCACCGCCACGGAGGGCTCAGGGCGGTGCCGGCGAAGCCCCGCAGCCAACCCGCCCTGACTGGAGTTTTCGCCTTTCAGCTGTTGAGGCACTTGACGGAGCTGGTtaacttttaaacttttctcCCTTCCCGAAGACAAACTTTGAAACGCCTCGCTCCGGGCAGGTGCCGAGCGGGCAGCGGCGGTGGCTCACGGGCTGAGGTGCGGTGCTCTGCAGCCGGAGGTGCGGAAAAGTGAGTCCGGGCAGCCAAGAGCTGTAGTGTTAGCCGCGGGTGCCGGCTGAGCGTGCTCTGGGGCGGGGGCGGGGTGGGATGAAGGCAGCGGGTGGGAAAGCTCCGTCTCCTGGGAATGTGCTTGGCACTGGTGAAGTAcctcaagtgctgtgtccagctctatACACCTCACTACCGACAGACTTTGAGGCGCTGcagcgtgtccagagaagggaaacggagctggtgaagggtgtGAAGTGCAGCTCCCATGAGGAGCCGCTCAGGAAAGACTTTACAATTTTCTGAAAGGAAGCTGTAGCCAGGTAGGGATCGGTTTATTGTCCCAATTAACTAGTAACAGGACCAGAGGACACaccctcaagctgtgccagcgGTAcgtttagattggatattgggaagaattTGCCCACTGAAGGGGTTTTCAAGCATTGCAATGAGCTGCCCTGGTACCTCACCATCTCTGAAAGTGTTCGAGAAACGACTGGACGTGTCATTTAATGCCATGATCTAGTTGAGAAGTTAatcagtcaaaggttggactcgatgatctcagaggtcttttccaactgaaaTGACTCTGTGAATGCAAGACACACCACACCTGTCAACTCCTAGCACCACCAAAGTCTTCTTGCTATTTATCCCTTcattttgtttggggttttttataagCTGTCTTCCCGAAAATACTTGAGTCGTTTTGTTGTGCTGGAAACTAGACGGCACAGACAAGTCTTGAATTGTCCAGAGAGAATAAGtcactgttaaaaaattacTGTTAGAAAATAATTGCCTAACCCTGCAGGCAGCCCTAGGCACCTACCTGTTGTTTCAGATGACCAGCTTTTTGAGAAGAGTGTCATGAT
The sequence above is a segment of the Haemorhous mexicanus isolate bHaeMex1 chromosome 2, bHaeMex1.pri, whole genome shotgun sequence genome. Coding sequences within it:
- the IFT57 gene encoding intraflagellar transport protein 57 homolog isoform X2, which encodes MFCTLAAWLISKAGHPFEQPQEYDDPNAVISNVLSELRSFGRPVDFPPSKLKTGCGEQVCYVLDCLAEEALKHTGFSWKRPAYPTEEPEEEEITEDDAELTLSKLEEDVAEEESDNEENYIDLNVLKAQTYSSNMNDTAKQEEILQSTTDAAEWNLEVERVLPQLKVTVRTDNKDWRIHVDQMHQHKEGIDSSLKETRGYLDKLHNEISRTLEKINSREKYINNQLEHLVQEYRSAQALLSEAKEKYQEGSGGVTERIKVLSEITEALDKVKQETEEKGSSMTDGAPLVKIKQALTKLRQETIQMDIQIGVMEHTLLQSKLKEKSNMTRDMHATVTPEAAVGTY
- the IFT57 gene encoding intraflagellar transport protein 57 homolog isoform X1; the protein is MAEEGASGRRGERERNEEALAERGPGAAFHMFVLMEDLLDKLKLLSYEEEALRRHNMRPLSRHYFALPTNPGEQFFMFCTLAAWLISKAGHPFEQPQEYDDPNAVISNVLSELRSFGRPVDFPPSKLKTGCGEQVCYVLDCLAEEALKHTGFSWKRPAYPTEEPEEEEITEDDAELTLSKLEEDVAEEESDNEENYIDLNVLKAQTYSSNMNDTAKQEEILQSTTDAAEWNLEVERVLPQLKVTVRTDNKDWRIHVDQMHQHKEGIDSSLKETRGYLDKLHNEISRTLEKINSREKYINNQLEHLVQEYRSAQALLSEAKEKYQEGSGGVTERIKVLSEITEALDKVKQETEEKGSSMTDGAPLVKIKQALTKLRQETIQMDIQIGVMEHTLLQSKLKEKSNMTRDMHATVTPEAAVGTY